The DNA region TCAAAATCACTTTATACATATGAATAATTTTAGTCTAATTAAGGATATTTTTGTCGAGAATGATAATACTAAAGATTTTGTCAATCTCGACAAATCAAATCTTGCATATCATAAGATTTTAAGTGCTTTACAAAAGCCTTTAAAACTTATTCTTTTTTATGGTAAGCCGGGAACTGGAAAAACTTTTTTACTTTATAAAATTAAAGAAGATTTAGAAGAAAGAGTAAAAGTAGTTTTTTTTCCACAACCTTTTTTTGATGAAAAAGAATTTTTTCATGAAATGTATTTACAAATTTTTAATAAAGAGCCAAAAGAGCTTGTAGATAGCTATGAGAGCTTTATGCGTATTTATAAAAACAGTGATTTAAATACTGGCGAGCAGGTAGTAATACTGTTAGATGAGGCTCAGTTATATCCACCAGTTTTAATAGAAAAAATTCGTCTTATGGCTGACAGCAGACTTTTTAAATTTCTTTTTACAGTACATAAAACAGACGAGGAAGATGCTTTAGCAAAAGACTATTTTAAAACTAGAATTTGGTCAAGTATAGAGCTTCCTAACTCAACCTTAAGTGAATTAAAGCTTTATATTGAAAAAAAACTTTTATTTCATAACTTTCATGCTTATTATTATCAGTATAATGATGATAATTTTAATTTAATCTATCATTTAACTGATGGAAATTTAAGGAATTTAAATAAACTTTTATTTAAAATTTATGAAATTTGTGAATATTATGAAGTAAATAAACCAACAGAAGTTAATGCATCAGGATTTAGTAATAAAATTATTGAAATGGCTGCTATTAGTGTAGGACTTATAAATGCTTGAACATTTTGAAATTATAGAATTAGAAGAAAAGTGGAATGAATATAATAAAAATAAAGGAAATTTATCTAAAAATTTAGGTTTTAAAAAATCAGTTATTATAGCTTTTTTGACTGCATCAGTTTTTTTAGGCTTAATATTTTGGCTTGTATTTTCTAATAAAAAAGAAAATATTGAAGTAAAAACTGCACAAACTTCAGTAAAATCCGAAACTTTACCTAGTGTAAAAAGCACAGAAGTTGAAAAAAATAATACCTTAGACAAAAAAAAATCTAGCGATAAAAGAGGTGAATTAAATTTTAACAATATAGGAATAAACTCTAGTGTTGATGCTGGTGGTTTTATACTAAATAATGCCTATGAGCAAGAAAAACCAACTGTTTTTAAAGAAGAAAAAACCTTTTCTTCGATACCAAAAGATGAAATAATTGATTTTGGTAATCCTCCAGTGCCTCCACAAACAGTTTCTAATAGAAATTATACTAAAGTTGAAAACACTCAAAAAAAAGGAAAAGTTATTATAAAAACTGCTCCTTTGAAAGTAGATAAAAACTCTCTTGAAGAGAAATTTTATGCGAGCAATGACATACTGTATTCTTTAAAGCTTGCTCAAAATGCTTATGATAATAGAAGATACGATGAAGCTATCAAATGGGCATTAATATCAAATGAAATAGATAAAGATAGTGCAAAAAGTTGGATAATCTTTGCAAAAGCAAATTATAAAAAAGGCAATAAACAAGATGCTTTAATAGCTCTTGAAAATTTTAACTCAAGAGTTTCAAATCCAGAGGTTATAGCTACAATTAAACAGATGAAAAATGGTGATTTAAGATGAGAGCTTTAATCTTTTTACATGTTTTTTTAAGCTTTATTTTTGCTGTTGATATCTATGATATAAAGAATTGGAATGATGCTGGTAGTTATAATAGAATTTGTTCACAAAGTGTTAGGGATTTTTTTACAAAAACTCAAGACGAGTCAATTGCCAATATTTATGCAAATGCATGTTTAAAAATGGACAAAATAAATGAGTTAATAATTCCTATGGTTATGCTTTATAAAACTAAAGAATCAAGAGAAAATGCATCTTTATACTCAACTATACTTTTTCAAAAAAAAATGTTATACTTAGCCTTAGTGGATGGGGTAGATATAAGCTATATTAGAACCCCTAAAGTTAACTATATATTATCAATAGTGTTTGATAAATATGTAGTTGGTGATTATAAAAAAAATGGTGAAGCCTATAGGATGGCTTTAAATGATAAGAGCTATTGTGATCTTTTAATAAATGATGAAAACGGTGTTAAGCAACTTGTTGTAGCTATTTATAAAAATGATAAACTAAGCTCAATTAAAAAATATTGGTGAGTTACTATGAGTACGGCAGAACAGCTTGAAAATCATATTATAAATGTGTTAATTCAGCAACAAATTATATCGCCCGATGCAAAAGAAGAAATTGCTGAAAAAATGGATATTGGTCTTACTTTAGGTGAGGTTTTAATAGGTGATAATTATGTAAGTGATACGGATTTATCTTTACTTCTTGCTGATGTTTATAGAAAAGGCAAGATAGCTCTTGAAGAAATCGAAGAAAAATTTTTTATCGGCAAGCAAACTTTTTTAGAAAATTTTGCCAAAAAATATAAAATGGTTTATATTAATTTAAATGAAATTGATATAGATTACAGAATTTCTGAAAGAGTTTCATTAAATCAGCTTAAAAGGTTTAAGGCTTTACCTGTTAAAGAAGATGATTTAAATATCTATGTAGCCTTAAAAGAACCATTTGATATAAACGCTCAAGATAGAGTTCAAGCACTTTTTAATAGAAAGCTTTTAAAAGTAGTTATAAGCGATCCTGAACAAATAGACAGGTATCTATCAAAAGTTGAACTTGCTGAAAGTATCAAGGGTATTGTTGCTGATATTAGAAAAGAACTTAATAGTGTTGGTGAGGAAGCTGTAGATAGTAGCAATAGCTCTGGTATTTTAAATTTGATTGAAACTATTGTAAAACAATCAATTAAATTAAAAGGTAGCGATATTCACATTGAACCAACTGAGACAAACTGTATCGTAAGAACTAGAATTGATGGAATGCTTAATGAAATTTTTATATTTGATAGAGATATTTATCCACCGCTTGTTTCAAGATTAAAACTTTTATCTAATATGGATATAGCAGAAAAAAGAAAACCACAAGATGGTAGATTTTCTTTAAAAGTTGGCGATAAAGAGTATGATTTTCGTATCTCGACTTTGCCTATTGTAAATGGGGAATCTACAGTTATGAGAATTTTGGATAAATCAAAAGTTCTAATAAGTCTTGATAAACTTGGTATGCATCCTGAAAATTTGAAAAAATTTAACGCTGCGATGCATGCACCTTATGGTATTATTTTGGTTACTGGTCCTACAGGTAGTGGTAAAACAACTACTTTGTATGCTGCACTTAATGATATGAAGAATGTTACAACTAAAATTATTACAGTTGAAGATCCGGTTGAGTATCAGCTAAATATGATTCAACAAGTTCATGTTAATGAAAAAGCAGGACTTACATTTGCTAGTGCTCTTAGATCTATTTTACGACAAGACCCTGATGTCATAATGATAGGTGAGATTAGAGATCAAGAAACACTTAGAATTGCTATTCAATCAGCCTTAACTGGTCACTTGGTTTTTTCTACACTTCATACCAATGATGCTGTTAGTTCAATACCAAGAATGGTTGATATGGGCATTGAACCATATTTAATAAGTGGTGCTATTACAGCTATTGAGGCTCAAAGACTTATTAGAAAACTTTGCCCTAAATGTAAACAACCTATTACTTTACCAAAAAGCATGATGGATAAAATAGAAAAGTATTTACCAGAAAATTATTCTTTTTATAAAGCGGTTGGATGTGAAGAGTGTGCAGGTAGTGGATATGTTGGAAGAGAAATGATAAGTGAGGTTTTGCCTATTAGTGAAAAGTTACAAAGCTTGATAGCATCGGGTTCTACAAAAGAGGAAATGAGTAAAGTTGCCTATGATGAAGGCTTTATTGATATGTTCCATGACGCCATTATAAGAGCAGCAAAAGGAACTACAAGTATAGAAGAAGTTTATAGGGTGGCTAAAGAGTAATGAAAAATTTTGAAGTTGAATATGTAAAAGATGGTAAAAGACAAAAAATGTTTGTTAAGGCTGACAATAAAGCATCAGCCCAAAATATAGCAAAAAGACAAAGAAGTGGAACTATCTTAAAAGTTGGAGAGACAAAAAATGCTCCTGCTAATATTGGTTTAAACGACTTAGCTGCAAATGTCACTAGGCTTTTAGGGGTTGGTGGAAAGATAAAGATTCCACTTATGGTTGCTTCTGTTAGACAACTTGCAGTTATGACAACCGCTGGAATTTCTATTCATGATAGCATTAAAGAAGTTGCTAATTCAACAGAAGATGCAAGATTAAAAGAAATTTTTACTTCTATGAGTGATGACTTAAACTCAGGTCTTAGTTTAACTGAAGCATCTAATAAATTTAAACATGAGCTTGGTGATGTTTTTATAGCCATGGTAAGTCTTGGGGAAAATACGGGTAATATGGCTGAAGCATTGACAAAATTATCAGAAATGATGCAAGAATTGTGGGACAATAAACAAAAATTTAAAAAAGCTATGCGTTATCCTATCACTATTTTAATAGCATTAGCTGTTGCATTTGTTGTTTTAATGCTTTTTGTTGTTCCTAAATTTAAAGAAATTTTTGATGAGCTTGGTGCAAATCTTCCACTTCCTACGCGAATTCTTTTTTCTATTGAAAGTGTTTTAAGCAATTATGGCTTATATGTTTTAGGTGGATTGATAGCTACAATATTTGGTATAAGATATATGCTTAGAAACAATGACGAGTTTAAAAAAGGTTGGGATAAATATATTTTAAAAGTTTATCTGTTTGGAAAAATCATATTTTTCTCAACAATGTCAAGATTTACTCTTATTTTTACAGAACTCGTAAGAGCTGGTATCCCAATAGCAGATTCACTCGATACAGCAAATAAAATGGTTGATAATCAAACTTTAAAAGTAAAGCTTGGAACTGTTAAAGTCGCAGTTCAGCAAGGTGTTAGCCTAACTGATGCTTTTAGAAATACTGAAGTTTTTGAGAGTATGCTTATACAGATGATTAGTGCAGGTGAGCAAAGTGGTAGTTTGGACACTATGCTTAAAAATGTTGCTGATTATTATAAAATGAAATTCAATGATATTATAGATAATATTTCAAGCTATATAGAACCACTTTTACTATTTTTTATGGCTTGTATGGTATTGCTTCTTGCTCTTGGTATATTTATGCCTATGTGGGATTTGGGAAGCGCTGTTAAAAACTAAAATAATTTGGGTAACATTTTACCCAAATTCAACCATTTTAAAAGATTATTTCGTTAAAATAGTATTTCATTTTTTTAAAAGGATTTTACTATTTTAAGAGAGATTATTTTTATTATTCTAGCGGCTTTATCAGTTTTTTTAGAAATTTCAACTATTTCTTTAAATCATCACATGGTAGGTAGTTTAGGGGCTTTTTTAGGAAAGTATAATATCTATATTTTTGGATATTTTGCCTATATTTATCCAATTGTATTAATTATTCTCATTTATTTTTCTTTTAAAAACATTAAAAATTTTACGGCAAGATTAGTTGAGCTAGTTAGTGGTTTAATTTTGCTATTTTTTACTGTTTTAATAGCTCAAGCAACTATTTTTTCTACAAATAAAGGATTCATTGGTGAAACAATAGTTATCTCTTTAAAAGATATGATTGGAAGTGCTGGAATGTGGGTTTTTATAGTAATGATGTTTGTTTTATCACTTGTTTTAATATTTGAAGAAAAAATAACAATTATTATTAAAAAATCGTTCATAACTCCAAAAAAACATCTAGGAATTATGATAAACTCAAAACAAGAAAATGATGAAACTATAGATGATATAGACAGACCAAAAGAAAATGAATTTTCAGAAAAAGACAATCAAGAAATAGATTTAACTTTAGAAAAAGAAGATGGCAAAATAACAAAAGAAAATTCTGCTTCAGACAAGATGAAACAAGCAAATGAAAAAGAAAAGACTTTAAATTTAGAGCCTATAAATTTAAAAACCACTATCTTAGAATCAGAAATTTCAAGTGAAAATAAAAATATTGCAAAAAAACCTAAAAATTTAAACAAGGTTGAACACTTAAAAGAAGTTGCTGAAAATAAAAAATTATTAGATCAATTAGACAAAGGCGAAAGTGTTAAAGTAGTTGATTTCAAACTTCCAAGTTTGGATTTTTTAAACGATCCTCCAAAAATATCAAAAAATGTAGATGAAGAAGAAATCGATCAAAAAATTTATGATCTTCTTGATAAACTTAGAAGATTTAAAATAGATGGTGATGTTGTCAGAACATACTCAGGTCCAGTTGTTACAACTTTTGAGTTTAGACCAGCTGCAAATGTAAAAGTTAGTAAAATTTTAAATTTAGAAGATGATTTGGCAATGGCCTTAAAGGCAAAAACTATAAGAATTCAAGCTCCAATTCCAGGAAAAGATGTAGTTGGCATTGAAATTCCAAATAAAAATATTGAAACTATTTATTTAAAAGAAATTTTACAAAGTGAAATTTTTAAAAAAGCTTCAAGCCCTCTTACTATTGCACTTGGTAAAGATATAGTTGGGCAGCCTTTTATAACAGATCTTAAAAAACTTCCTCATTTACTAATTGCAGGAACTACTGGAAGTGGAAAAAGTGTAGGTATAAATTCAATGCTTTTAAGTTTGCTTTATAAAAACTCACCAAAAACTTTAAGGCTAATTATGATAGATCCAAAAATGCTAGAATTTAGCATCTATAATGATATACCACATCTTTTAACTCCTGTTATAACAGATTCAAAAAAAGCATTAATTGCTTTATCAAATTTAGTAAGTGAAATGGAAAGACGATATAAAATTATGGCACAAACTAGTACTAAAAATATAGAAAACTACAACCAAAAAGCCATTAAAAATAATTTTGAAACTTTTCCTTATATAGTTGTTATAATAGATGAGTTAGCGGATTTGATGATGACAAGTGGCAAGGATGTTGAGTTTTACATTGCTAGGCTGGCTCAAATGGCAAGAGCAAGTGGAATTCACCTAATAGTTGCAACACAACGTCCAAGCGTGAATGTTGTAACAGGTTTAATTAAAGCAAATCTTCCTTCAAGAATTAGCTTTAGAGTAGGGCAAAAAATAGATAGTAAAGTTATTTTAGATCAAATGGGAGCTGATAGTTTATTAGGGCGAGGGGATATGCTTTTTACTCCTCCATCAAACACTGGACTTATTAGACTTCATGCACCTTTTGCAACTGAAGAAGAAATTTTAAAAGTAGTAGAGTTTTTGAAATCCCAAGGTCCAGCTATTTATGATGATAAGTTTTTAGAAGAAACCAGTAGTGAAGAAGACAAACAAAATATTGATGATATTGAACTTGATGAACTCTATGAAGAAGCAAAAGAGATAATTCTAACAGATGAAAAAACTTCTATTAGCTATCTTCAAAGAAGACTTAAAATAGGCTATAACAGAGCAGCGACTATTATTGAACAGCTCGAAGCCATGGGAGTTTTAAGTGAAGTAAATGCTAAGGGTCAAAGAGATATTATAAGGTGAGATTTTGAAATCTGATAAAATTTTATTTTTTATAGCATCTTTTTTAATTGCAATAGGCATTATATTTTCACTTTCTCTTGGTGTTTTTAGTGTTTTACTTTATGATTATGACAATACACATTTTTTTATCAGACAGCTTAGTATAGGAGTCATAAGTATTTTTTTAATGTGGGCTTTATCTAGACTTAATCCTGAAAAAATTTTAACCTTTGTTTGTATTTATATATTTTTTTTAGCGATGTTTCTTTTAATGCTTGCTATGCCTTTTATGCCTTCATCGTTAGTTAAAGAAATAAATGGAGCAGCTAGATGGATAAAACTACCTGGTTTTTCCTTTGCTCCAATTGAGTTTTTTAAGATAGGATTTATATATTTTTTAGCTTGGAGCTTTACTAGAAAAATAGATGGAGTTAAAAAACCTTTTTGGGATGAATTTTGGATATTAGTTCCATATGCTATTGTTTTTTTCTTTATTATTATGCTTGTTGCTATATATCAAAATGACCTTGGGCAAATTGTTGTTTTAGGTTTAGTTTTATTTCTAATGATTGTATTAGCTGGAATTAGTAAAAAAATGTTTTTTTCATCTTTTAGTTTTTTTATTATTATTATTATATGTATTATAAAATTTAGTGGCCATAGAATAAATAGGATATACTCATGGTTAGCTGGAATAAAAGATATACTTGCTCCAATTTTGCCTGATAAAATTGCAAATAGTATTTTTTCTGATGATGCTCAAGCCCCATACCAAATTTCACACTCGTTAAATGCTATAAATAATGGTGGATTTTTTGGTGAGGGAATCGGTCTTGGAACTTTTAAGTTGGGATTTTTAAGCGAGGTTCATACTGATTTTGTTTTAGCAGGAATTTCAGAAGAGGTTGGTTTTTTTGGCATTTTAATCATAGTAATTTTTTTTTATGCGCTTTTATTTAGAGTTTTTCAAATAGCTTCTAAGACAACAAATCAGGTTTATTATCTGTTTGCTTCAGGGGTAGGATTAATGTTTTTATTTTCATTTATGATAAACTCATATGGCATTACATCAATAACACCTGTAAAAGGTATTGCAGTTCCATTTTTGAGCTATGGTGGAAGCCAGCTTTTAGGAAGTTCAGTAGCTATTGGGTTTATTTTAATGATATCAAAAAAAGTAAAATTTAAAGGCTAAAAATGTGCATAGTTATAACAGGTGGTGGAACTGGAGGGCATTTAATAATTGCTAAAGTCATAGCTTGTGAACTAAAAAATCACGGTATTAAAACTATTTTTATAGGCTCAAGTAATGGTCAAGATAAAAGTTGGTTTGAAAATAGTGATATTTTTCATGAAAAATATTTTCTAAAAAGTAGCGGAGTTGTAAATAAAAAAGGTTTTAGAAAAATATTTTCTTTATTTAATATAATAGCTCAAATTTTTG from Campylobacter ureolyticus includes:
- a CDS encoding ATP-binding protein codes for the protein MNNFSLIKDIFVENDNTKDFVNLDKSNLAYHKILSALQKPLKLILFYGKPGTGKTFLLYKIKEDLEERVKVVFFPQPFFDEKEFFHEMYLQIFNKEPKELVDSYESFMRIYKNSDLNTGEQVVILLDEAQLYPPVLIEKIRLMADSRLFKFLFTVHKTDEEDALAKDYFKTRIWSSIELPNSTLSELKLYIEKKLLFHNFHAYYYQYNDDNFNLIYHLTDGNLRNLNKLLFKIYEICEYYEVNKPTEVNASGFSNKIIEMAAISVGLINA
- a CDS encoding FtsK/SpoIIIE family DNA translocase, producing the protein MVGSLGAFLGKYNIYIFGYFAYIYPIVLIILIYFSFKNIKNFTARLVELVSGLILLFFTVLIAQATIFSTNKGFIGETIVISLKDMIGSAGMWVFIVMMFVLSLVLIFEEKITIIIKKSFITPKKHLGIMINSKQENDETIDDIDRPKENEFSEKDNQEIDLTLEKEDGKITKENSASDKMKQANEKEKTLNLEPINLKTTILESEISSENKNIAKKPKNLNKVEHLKEVAENKKLLDQLDKGESVKVVDFKLPSLDFLNDPPKISKNVDEEEIDQKIYDLLDKLRRFKIDGDVVRTYSGPVVTTFEFRPAANVKVSKILNLEDDLAMALKAKTIRIQAPIPGKDVVGIEIPNKNIETIYLKEILQSEIFKKASSPLTIALGKDIVGQPFITDLKKLPHLLIAGTTGSGKSVGINSMLLSLLYKNSPKTLRLIMIDPKMLEFSIYNDIPHLLTPVITDSKKALIALSNLVSEMERRYKIMAQTSTKNIENYNQKAIKNNFETFPYIVVIIDELADLMMTSGKDVEFYIARLAQMARASGIHLIVATQRPSVNVVTGLIKANLPSRISFRVGQKIDSKVILDQMGADSLLGRGDMLFTPPSNTGLIRLHAPFATEEEILKVVEFLKSQGPAIYDDKFLEETSSEEDKQNIDDIELDELYEEAKEIILTDEKTSISYLQRRLKIGYNRAATIIEQLEAMGVLSEVNAKGQRDIIR
- a CDS encoding FtsW/RodA/SpoVE family cell cycle protein, translated to MKSDKILFFIASFLIAIGIIFSLSLGVFSVLLYDYDNTHFFIRQLSIGVISIFLMWALSRLNPEKILTFVCIYIFFLAMFLLMLAMPFMPSSLVKEINGAARWIKLPGFSFAPIEFFKIGFIYFLAWSFTRKIDGVKKPFWDEFWILVPYAIVFFFIIMLVAIYQNDLGQIVVLGLVLFLMIVLAGISKKMFFSSFSFFIIIIICIIKFSGHRINRIYSWLAGIKDILAPILPDKIANSIFSDDAQAPYQISHSLNAINNGGFFGEGIGLGTFKLGFLSEVHTDFVLAGISEEVGFFGILIIVIFFYALLFRVFQIASKTTNQVYYLFASGVGLMFLFSFMINSYGITSITPVKGIAVPFLSYGGSQLLGSSVAIGFILMISKKVKFKG
- a CDS encoding type II secretion system F family protein, which gives rise to MKNFEVEYVKDGKRQKMFVKADNKASAQNIAKRQRSGTILKVGETKNAPANIGLNDLAANVTRLLGVGGKIKIPLMVASVRQLAVMTTAGISIHDSIKEVANSTEDARLKEIFTSMSDDLNSGLSLTEASNKFKHELGDVFIAMVSLGENTGNMAEALTKLSEMMQELWDNKQKFKKAMRYPITILIALAVAFVVLMLFVVPKFKEIFDELGANLPLPTRILFSIESVLSNYGLYVLGGLIATIFGIRYMLRNNDEFKKGWDKYILKVYLFGKIIFFSTMSRFTLIFTELVRAGIPIADSLDTANKMVDNQTLKVKLGTVKVAVQQGVSLTDAFRNTEVFESMLIQMISAGEQSGSLDTMLKNVADYYKMKFNDIIDNISSYIEPLLLFFMACMVLLLALGIFMPMWDLGSAVKN
- a CDS encoding CDC27 family protein, with the protein product MLEHFEIIELEEKWNEYNKNKGNLSKNLGFKKSVIIAFLTASVFLGLIFWLVFSNKKENIEVKTAQTSVKSETLPSVKSTEVEKNNTLDKKKSSDKRGELNFNNIGINSSVDAGGFILNNAYEQEKPTVFKEEKTFSSIPKDEIIDFGNPPVPPQTVSNRNYTKVENTQKKGKVIIKTAPLKVDKNSLEEKFYASNDILYSLKLAQNAYDNRRYDEAIKWALISNEIDKDSAKSWIIFAKANYKKGNKQDALIALENFNSRVSNPEVIATIKQMKNGDLR
- a CDS encoding GspE/PulE family protein — protein: MSTAEQLENHIINVLIQQQIISPDAKEEIAEKMDIGLTLGEVLIGDNYVSDTDLSLLLADVYRKGKIALEEIEEKFFIGKQTFLENFAKKYKMVYINLNEIDIDYRISERVSLNQLKRFKALPVKEDDLNIYVALKEPFDINAQDRVQALFNRKLLKVVISDPEQIDRYLSKVELAESIKGIVADIRKELNSVGEEAVDSSNSSGILNLIETIVKQSIKLKGSDIHIEPTETNCIVRTRIDGMLNEIFIFDRDIYPPLVSRLKLLSNMDIAEKRKPQDGRFSLKVGDKEYDFRISTLPIVNGESTVMRILDKSKVLISLDKLGMHPENLKKFNAAMHAPYGIILVTGPTGSGKTTTLYAALNDMKNVTTKIITVEDPVEYQLNMIQQVHVNEKAGLTFASALRSILRQDPDVIMIGEIRDQETLRIAIQSALTGHLVFSTLHTNDAVSSIPRMVDMGIEPYLISGAITAIEAQRLIRKLCPKCKQPITLPKSMMDKIEKYLPENYSFYKAVGCEECAGSGYVGREMISEVLPISEKLQSLIASGSTKEEMSKVAYDEGFIDMFHDAIIRAAKGTTSIEEVYRVAKE